One window from the genome of Acidihalobacter ferrooxydans encodes:
- a CDS encoding sigma-54 interaction domain-containing protein yields the protein MTDLSLIEDSPVQPPAPERRPDMMQSLIDVHDNPFVLIDDQYRVVAANLAYRRAYGLDSASSVIGRHCYELSHHLESPCHLHGEDCPHRQVFASGEAHEVLHTHYDARGEAEQVRIRGHAIQGINGELLLGEAIHRLAGPEEKGQCDGRRMIGFSPAYLKMIDQLGKSAATDAGVLLQGESGVGKELAAHFVHDRSPRATGAFVAVDCTTLTETLFETELFGHERGAFTGCVGRRVGLFEMADQGTLFLDEVGELPLGLQAKLLRVLESGEFRRVGGRVTLHADVRVVAATNRNLRQMVADGEFRQDLYYRLACIMVELPALRERRADIPALADALLNRLCRDGGRACYMTREAIDCLLRYDFPGNIRELKNVLQRAVALSGDGVIGANQLGLCPTTQLRAAPNDQGATNDTPPLRELEANYIADLLARHGGHRRRVADVMGISERTLYRKLKRYGLG from the coding sequence ATGACAGATTTGTCGCTTATCGAGGATTCTCCCGTACAACCCCCAGCGCCGGAGCGCCGTCCCGATATGATGCAGTCGTTGATTGATGTGCATGACAACCCCTTCGTACTGATTGATGACCAATATCGCGTGGTCGCAGCCAATCTCGCCTATCGCCGGGCCTATGGGCTCGACAGCGCATCGTCGGTCATCGGTCGTCATTGCTACGAGCTTTCCCATCATCTGGAGAGCCCATGTCACCTGCACGGCGAGGATTGCCCGCACCGGCAAGTCTTCGCCTCGGGCGAGGCGCATGAGGTGCTGCACACGCATTACGATGCGCGCGGTGAGGCCGAGCAGGTACGCATTCGCGGGCATGCGATTCAGGGGATCAATGGCGAACTGCTGTTGGGCGAAGCCATCCATCGTTTGGCCGGTCCGGAAGAAAAGGGGCAGTGCGATGGGCGCCGGATGATCGGATTCTCGCCGGCCTACCTGAAGATGATCGATCAACTGGGCAAGTCCGCCGCGACCGATGCCGGTGTGTTGTTGCAGGGCGAAAGCGGAGTCGGCAAGGAACTGGCCGCGCACTTCGTGCATGACCGCAGTCCGCGGGCGACGGGCGCGTTTGTCGCGGTCGATTGCACCACGTTGACGGAAACGCTGTTTGAAACCGAGCTCTTCGGCCACGAGCGCGGCGCGTTTACGGGCTGCGTAGGGCGGCGCGTCGGGCTGTTCGAAATGGCCGATCAGGGCACCTTGTTTCTCGACGAAGTCGGCGAGCTGCCGCTTGGGTTGCAGGCCAAGTTGCTGCGCGTGCTCGAAAGCGGCGAATTTCGACGCGTCGGCGGGCGCGTGACATTGCATGCGGATGTGCGTGTGGTCGCGGCCACCAACAGGAATTTGCGGCAAATGGTCGCCGATGGCGAATTTCGTCAGGATCTGTATTATCGGCTCGCCTGCATCATGGTCGAACTGCCCGCCTTGCGCGAGCGCCGCGCGGACATCCCGGCGCTGGCGGATGCCTTGCTCAACCGCCTGTGTCGGGACGGCGGGCGGGCCTGTTACATGACGCGTGAAGCGATCGACTGCCTGTTGCGCTATGACTTTCCAGGCAACATTCGTGAGTTGAAAAACGTGTTGCAACGTGCGGTCGCGTTGTCGGGCGATGGCGTCATCGGCGCTAACCAACTCGGGCTCTGCCCGACAACACAGCTTCGTGCGGCCCCGAATGATCAGGGGGCGACCAACGACACGCCGCCGCTGCGGGAGCTGGAAGCCAATTACATTGCCGATTTACTGGCGCGTCACGGGGGGCATCGCAGGCGCGTGGCCGACGTCATGGGTATCAGCGAACGCACACTTTACCGCAAGCTCAAGCGTTACGGTCTGGGCTGA
- the murJ gene encoding murein biosynthesis integral membrane protein MurJ: MSTTWSAPGVVHAKFFAPKQPICIAQRLRAVAGLPIVALGFTHAEVARRHDCRTEETPLSHKLFRSTAVVSAMTLVSRIFGYLRDVVIAIHFGADGATDAFFVAFRIPNFLRRLFAEGAFSQAFVPIFMEYKERQDPQQLRELLARTAGTLFGVLAIVTAVGVIGAPLLIVIFAPGFTDDPHRYALATQMLRLTFPYLLFISLTALAGGVLNSFGRFAVPAFTPVFLNLSLIGVTLWLAPHMPEPVVALAVGVLIAGVVQLAFQIPFMHRMGLLPMPRWGGKSEGVRRIMHLMLPALFGSSVVQVNLLFDTLVASFLPAGSISWLYYSDRFVEMPLALFGIALGTVILPKLSQHSALGAAREYADTLDWAIRVAGVVALPSALGLMVLAGPILTALIEYHAFSAFDARMSALSLAAFAVGLPAFMLLKVLAPGFYARQDTRTPVRVGIIAMVVNMGLTVVIVLPWYLLKLPGPHAGLALSTSLAAYLNAVMLYRRLRRNGAYPHPRWGALLLRAAVASIGMVVVLLAFSPPVHDWAAWPARLRALHLAELIFLGGGAYVLLLAAMGVRPRHLMHA; this comes from the coding sequence ATGTCAACGACCTGGTCCGCCCCCGGCGTAGTACATGCCAAATTTTTCGCCCCGAAGCAGCCGATCTGCATCGCGCAGCGCTTGCGCGCCGTCGCCGGCCTGCCTATCGTTGCGCTCGGTTTCACGCATGCTGAAGTTGCACGACGCCACGACTGTCGCACCGAGGAAACACCCCTGAGTCACAAATTGTTCCGATCCACCGCCGTTGTCAGCGCGATGACTCTGGTCTCGCGCATTTTCGGCTATCTGCGCGATGTCGTGATCGCGATCCATTTTGGTGCCGACGGCGCGACCGACGCATTTTTCGTCGCCTTCCGCATTCCGAATTTCCTGCGCCGGCTATTTGCCGAAGGCGCCTTCTCGCAAGCCTTCGTACCGATATTCATGGAGTACAAGGAGCGTCAGGATCCGCAGCAACTGCGCGAACTGCTCGCGCGTACGGCCGGCACACTGTTCGGCGTGCTCGCGATCGTTACCGCGGTGGGCGTTATCGGCGCGCCGTTGCTCATCGTGATTTTCGCGCCGGGTTTTACTGACGATCCGCATCGTTATGCCCTGGCAACGCAAATGCTGCGGCTGACGTTCCCGTATCTGTTGTTCATTTCCCTGACGGCGCTGGCCGGCGGCGTGCTGAACAGCTTCGGCCGTTTCGCGGTGCCTGCGTTCACGCCGGTCTTCCTGAATCTCTCCCTGATCGGCGTGACCCTCTGGCTGGCACCACACATGCCCGAACCCGTAGTCGCGCTGGCGGTCGGCGTACTGATCGCCGGTGTCGTACAGCTCGCCTTCCAAATCCCCTTCATGCACCGCATGGGTCTGCTGCCAATGCCGCGTTGGGGCGGAAAAAGCGAAGGTGTACGCCGCATCATGCACCTCATGCTGCCCGCGTTGTTCGGTTCGTCGGTCGTTCAGGTCAATCTGCTGTTCGATACGCTCGTCGCTTCGTTTCTGCCTGCCGGCAGCATCTCCTGGCTGTACTATTCGGATCGTTTCGTGGAAATGCCTCTGGCTCTGTTCGGCATCGCTCTGGGTACCGTTATCCTGCCGAAACTCTCGCAGCACAGCGCTCTCGGCGCAGCCCGCGAGTATGCCGACACCCTGGACTGGGCGATCCGTGTCGCCGGAGTGGTCGCGCTGCCCTCGGCGCTGGGGCTGATGGTGCTGGCCGGCCCGATCCTCACCGCGCTGATCGAATACCACGCCTTCAGCGCCTTCGACGCAAGAATGTCGGCGCTGAGTCTGGCCGCGTTCGCCGTCGGCCTGCCGGCATTCATGCTGCTCAAGGTTTTGGCGCCCGGATTTTACGCCCGGCAGGACACCCGTACACCGGTACGGGTCGGCATTATTGCGATGGTGGTGAACATGGGCTTGACTGTCGTGATCGTGCTGCCGTGGTATCTGCTGAAGCTGCCAGGCCCGCATGCCGGCCTGGCCCTGTCCACCTCCCTGGCTGCCTACCTGAACGCAGTCATGCTGTACCGTCGGCTGCGCCGCAATGGCGCTTATCCCCATCCGCGCTGGGGTGCATTGCTCCTGCGCGCGGCCGTGGCCAGCATCGGCATGGTCGTTGTATTGCTTGCATTTTCGCCGCCGGTACACGATTGGGCCGCCTGGCCCGCAAGGCTGCGCGCCCTGCATCTGGCGGAACTGATTTTTCTGGGCGGTGGCGCCTACGTGTTGTTACTGGCGGCCATGGGCGTGCGTCCCCGGCATCTCATGCACGCCTGA